The following proteins come from a genomic window of Alosa alosa isolate M-15738 ecotype Scorff River chromosome 2, AALO_Geno_1.1, whole genome shotgun sequence:
- the zgc:165604 gene encoding immunoglobulin superfamily member 11, which translates to MGCSGWWLLWTACLLNTFLQHSAVRVMVREANVEAIQGDSVVLPCSFFTMIPLSRLNIIWTVAPVSDPDSPSQVIVYDQGQVIESPAFTGRVGFTGIPWSADVILNDTRVSDSGIYRCVVSNPPEVGDPGIGELSLSVLAPPSLPVCLWEGNVEAGGSVTLSCAVSEGVPTPEMHWEKTEPEKITLPLNMDSDMSGSVQMANISAQTSGVYRCYVSNVLGSHSCYINLSVYTPPNNSPGILQGVLLTLSMALVLLALLVLVLWLHRSGQERKMRSPKEQEEEEECYNEIRYTPSLIKRSFV; encoded by the exons GCGCGGTGCGTGTGATGGTGCGGGAGGCCAATGTGGAGGCCATCCAGGGGGACTCTGTGGTCCTGCCCTGCTCCTTCTTCACCATGATCCCCCTCTCGCGCCTCAACATCATCTGGACCGTAGCGCCAGTCTCAGACCCCGACTCTCCCTCACAG GTGATCGTGTATGACCAAGGGCAGGTGATTGAGAGCCCTGCCTTCACTGGCCGCGTAGGGTTCACAGGAATCCCGTGGAGTGCCGACGTGATCCTGAACGACACGCGTGTGTCCGACTCGGGCATCTATCGCTGCGTGGTCAGCAACCCTCCAGAGGTGGGAGATCCGGGGATCGGCGAACTCAGCCTGAGCGTACTGG CGCCCCCCTccctgcctgtgtgtctgtgggagggCAACGTAGAGGCCGGTGGCAGTGTGACGCTCTCCTGCGCCGTCTCCGAGGGAGTGCCCACCCCCGAGATGCACTGGGAGAAGACAGAGCCGGAGAAGATCACGCTGCCCCTCAACATGGACA GTGACATGTCAGGCTCTGTTCAAATGGCAAATATATCGGCACAGACGTCTGGGGTGTACCGCTGCTATGTATCCAACGTCCTTGGCAGCCACAGCTGCTACATTAACCTCTCTGTGTACACAC CACCAAACAATTCCCCTGGGATCCTGCAGGGGGTGCTGTTGACCCTCTCAATGGCCCTGgtgctgctggccctgctggtgctggtgctttGGCTGCATCGCTCCGGCcaggagaggaagatgaggagccccaaggagcaggaggaagaggaggagtgctACAACGAGATCCGATACACCCCCTCGCTCATCAAGCGCTCCTTTGTGTAA